Genomic DNA from Sporosarcina sp. ANT_H38:
AGCAGAGTAGCTCCACCCCACCCCGTCGTAATAGCAAGGGTCCCTTGAATGAAACCCGCTTTTGCAGTGGATGAAATGATGCGGTAATCACAAGCAGTAGCGATTTCACAACCACCACCTACTGCGGTACCATTTAGAAGCGCAATGACAGGCATCGGTAGGGTAGCTACCCTGTATAATAGGCCAGCCATTTTGCTTAACATCGGATATGCTTCATCCGCCGTTCGCAAGGAATGGAATTCAGATAAATCTCCACCCGAACAGAATGCCCGATCACCCGCTCCTGTAATAACGGCAAATGCAACATCCGGATTTTCTTCTATGCGGACAAGAAATTGTTTAAGTCCTTCCATGACAGCATAGTTGACTGCGTTGCGCATTTCAGGACGATCGATAGTAAACGTAGCAATTCCATTTTCGATAGCAATCGTATAAGACATATCCATTCTCCCATCGTCTGTTATTATTTCCCCACTAAACACATTATTAAGCTACAGGCGCCAAACCGTATTATGCCTGTCGCGCCTAAACGACACCATCTGCATTTCTATGTATAGGAAAAAGGCCACCGAGAGCCATGGTCTCACGGTAGCCTTCATAGGCAAATCTTACTTATTCGCCTACAACTTCTTTTCCTTTGTAATTTCCACATGATTTACAAATGTGGTGAGCCAATTTGATTTCGCCACAGTTAGTACAAGTAGTCATTCCCGGTACTTGCAATTTATAATGCGTACGGCGCTTGTTTTTAACTGTTTTGGATGTTCTTCTTTTTGGTACAGCCATCTGGGGCACCTCCTTACGTTCGCCTATTCGCCCTTGGATTCAAAGAGCTTTGCCAAATCGGCAAGTCTAGGATCCACTTTCGTTTCCAGTTCCTTTCGGAGCCTGGCATTGTACACCTCATCAGTCGCATATGACCAGCCTTTTCCTTCTGCCTCTTGCATATCCTCGGCATTTTCACCGTAAATTTGAAGCGGCACTTCAAGGAGGACGAGCTCCTCAAATACAGGGGTCATGTCTACTACCTCACCCACAACAGGATGAATTTCATCATCTGCTGCAAGAACTTCTTCATCCCAGCTGAACTGTTCGTCAGCTTCGATTGAGAATGGTAATTCGACGTCTTCCCATGTTCGTGAACAGGGCAATGTCAACGTACCTTCGAGCCGGAATCGGCATATCAATTTCTTGGAGCCGATTGTACAACTCCCGGTCACTCGGACAGGCGTAATATTCCGGATTTCCGGATTCCGTTTTTTCACGGATTCAAGGTCGACAGCTTCGTCAAGCGGCATCGCACCTTGTCTGTATCTCTGCAATTGATGGATTGACCATTTCATGTCTATCACCTCAAGACAACAATGTTGATTATATAATGGGCGAAAAGGGATGTCAAGATATTTTCTTGTCACTTCATCAACCGCATAGGTATAATTAATATTCATTGTAGCAAAGGAGTGAAGAATTTGAAAGCCATAGGAATTATTGTCGAATATAACCCATTTCATAACGGCCATCATTACCATGCAAAGCAAGCGAAAAAGATGACTAACTCTGATATCGTCATTGCCGTCATGAGCGGTAATTTCCTTCAACGGGGAGAACCCGCATTTGTCGACAAATGGACACGCGCCAACATGGCTCTAAATAACGGCGTGGACATCGTTCTAGAGCTTCCTTACGCATTCGCTACCGCTAATGCTCCAACCTTCGCGCGTGGCGCTATACAGCTGTTGGACGCCGCTCAGTGCAATGCATTTTGCTTCGGCAGCGAAGATGGTGCAATTGAACCTTTTGAGAGAAGTCTTCGCCTCATCGAACAAGCCGGGGAAAATTATGAGTCAACTGTAAAAGAAGCCGTCAGTCGCGGACTTAGTTATCCAAAAGCATTAAATGAGGCCTATCACTCGGCTGCCAATTCCTCTACGATTGAAGGTACGCTTGCTGATCTATCAAAGCCAAATAATATTTTAGGATTTCATTACATGGAAGCGGCCAATACAATAGGCTCGGCAATGAAAGCTGTCACAATTCCGCGTATTGTTGCACAGTATCATGACGATGCAATAGAGGGCAACCATATAGCGAGTGCAACTGGAATCAGAAAATCCTTTTTCGGATCAGACACATTAGGGTCAGTTACAGACTTCATACCTGATGCAACACGCGAAATTTTACAAGGGTGGCAAGAGGAACATCAATCATTCGGAAACTGGCCGTCTTTCTATCCTCAGCTCCGTTTCACAATTTTACGGGAAGGTCCCGAACGTCTCGCGATGATTGCGGACGTCACGGAAGGGATTGAGAATCTTTTGTACCGAGCAGCAGCTAATAACGGAACATTTGAAGGCTTTATGGATCAAGTGAAATCAAAACGATACACCTGGACTCGCCTCCAACGAATGCTGACTCATATATTTACTGGTTTTACGTACGATATTCGGAGCAGAATGGAAGCCCCTTCCTATTTACGGTTACTTGGAATGACAACCGCCGGAAGATTATATTTGAATGAACATAAAAAAAGGCTGAAGCTTCCTCTTGTTAGCAAAGCAGCAGCCTTCTCAAATCCTTCACTTGAATTCGATATCCACGCATCAGATATGTATGCACTCGGAATCGGAAACGGAACTTCTAGCACCCGAATCGGTGTCGATTATAATACACATCCAATTATAATTCAGTGAAGATAGTTAGGTTGAGATAAAGATTCCGTTCAACACCTCTACGGCACTCTGGGATGCCTCCCGCCTTAAGCCAAGCAGTTTCGCCGCCAACCTTAGGGATTCACCTTACAGTGTCCAGTTACGGGACACTGTAAGGAGCCTGCGCTAACTCTACATGGATAAAGCGATTACTCTAGTAGAGTGAAGGAAAAATGCAACGTGCCAGTTACTGACACCACACACCGGTTAACAAAGCTCACATTGAACAATCTCTAGGAGTGTAAAGGACATAAAAATCCCCTTCGCTATATCCAAACAGTTTACTTTTCTTCAAGTGTCGCTAAATAATCAAGTGCATCATCCACGGTTTTCACTGGCACAATCTTCATTTTTGTGCCTATTTTTTCTGCCACTGCTACAGCTTCTTCGTAATTAGTCAGTATTCCCGGATTCGCAACCCTTACTTCATCAGGCAAATCATCCTCTGGTGCGAAGAATATTTCCACGTCTTGGCGAGATGCTGCTATCACTTTAAAATCCGCTCCCCCAATCCTTCCGACGGTTCCATCCTCCAGCATTTCTCCAGTTCCAGCTATGTTATATCCTTTAGTAAGGTCTTCATCTAGCAACTGGTTCATAATTTCAAGAGTGAACATTAGTCCCGCAGATGGTCCACCTATATTCGATGTTTTGAAATCGACTTCCGGATCAGTCGTGAGTGTTCTATCCTCTTCAAAACGTACGCCGAGTCCAGCACGCCCATCACTGTCAGGTATCTCTTTCAAGACGAGCGTTACATCGAGCTTCTTGCCATCCCTGTCCAACGAAATTTTTACTTCATCTCCCAATTTCTTATCTCCAATAAGGGTAAAGAATTGTCCTGATTCTTTCAACTCGACATTGTCAACCATACGAATCTTATCTCCGAGTTCCAAGATACCGTCGGCCGCTCCCCCTTCAAGGACCATCATGACAAAGACACCATCATACTGGATGTCAACGGGAAGCCCTGCTTTTTCAAAAGCAACTGTAATTGCATTGAATTGTGAGCCAGTCATGAGTTTCTTCTGCCGAATATTATATTCCTTATCATCTTCTCCATCTCTTCTTACATTTTCAGCAGGAAGAAGCTTCTTCTTATCGGTGAATTTCGATAAAACATAAGAAGCTGGTGTCGCTTTGGAAACGGAAATCGTCATAAGACTGAAACTTCCAGAATCGTTCTCATCTCCGCCAACTACCTCGACGAGTGGATCCAATTCATATGCTCCTCCCGGCTGCGATATATAAGAATCGAGTGGATAAACAAATAAAATGGCTACGATGACAAGCGAAATACCTATCCCACCGAATTTTTTCTTTTTCATTTTAGGGACACCTCCGTTAATAGCCTGTACTTTCTTTACATATATATAAGTGTAGCACCAAAAAAAGACTGACAAAAGATTTTTCACTAATTTTTCGTCATACTCGAAAATCGAAAGGAGCGGGTGCGTGATCGAAGGAATGCATGCACGCCTTTATAATGTGATCAACCTTGTAGTCATTTGGGGACTTATCATTCTGTTCATTTTACAGCCAAGCATTGCACACGCTGGAGCCAAAGCCGGTGCACAGCTGTTTATCCATGCACTGCTTCCGTATTTACTTCCCTATATCATATTGACACAATGGCTTTTAAAAATGCCGAATCGTACACAAAAAGTACCCAAGTGGAGACGCTTTTTGAAAGCATATGTACTAGGATCGTTCGGCGGATTCCCAGTTGGTGCTGTAACTGTAACCGAAATGATGAAAAATGGTGAATTATCGCAGAAGCAAAGCAGTCTACTTCTCGCCGCATGCCATGCACCAGGGCCGATGTTCATCATTGGTTTCGTGGGAACTGAATTATTTGGAAACGTCAGCGCAGGATGGAAGTTGCTTGCAGCCATTCATATCGCAAATGTTCTATTCTTTTTACTAGCAGTTTTATTTCTGCACCGCGAAGATGATACAGAAATACCCCTTTCACAACTTCCAAAGAAAGTAAAAGGGATGCCACTTCTTGACGCTATCAAGGAAAGTTCGACAATAATTGTTCTTGTCGCAACCACCGTCATTTTCTTTTCTTCACTTGGAACTGTGCTATCAACAGTTTTTACTTCGGCATTCACAGTGGAGATGGGAATTTCAAAAACCTTTGCTTTATCCATTTTCGAAATGACTTCAGGTGTTCAATCTGCAACAGATCACTTTTATGGTTCTCCTATTTTTCCTTTTCTTGTTGCAGCAATCATTTCCATGAACGGAATGAGTATCCATATGCAAGTTTTCGTCATCGCAAAGACCTGCAACATTTCTATGACACCTTACGTAATCGGACGAATCTGGAGCGTCATTCTCGTTCCGGTAATCTTCTACCTTATCTACTAAAAAACAAAAATGGTTATGATGAAAAGTTGATTTCATCATAACCACGGGACAATCATTACGCTTTGTATTTCTTTCTCAATGCCTCTTCAACTTGAATCGGCACAAGTCCTGAGATTTCGCCTCCGTACTTTGCCACCTCTTTGACAATGCTCGAACTGAGGAATGAATACTGATTGTTCGTCATGATGAAAAACGTCTCTATACTTTCATCGAGAAACCGGTTCATGGAAGTAATCTGCATTTCATACTCAAAATCCGATACAGCACGCAATCCACGAACGATTACAGAAGCCCCGACACTTTTGGCATAATCCACAAGTAATCCAGAAGATGACTCTACTCTCACGTTAGGAAACACAGACGTCACCTCTGCAATAAGTGCTATACGCTCTTCAACAGTAAAAAGTGAATTCTTCGATGAGTTATTCATGACAGCGACCCTAACATCACCGAAAACTCTTGCCGCTCTTTTGATAATATCAAGATGTCCATTCGTCAGCGGATCAAAACTACCAGGCACAACTGCAATTTTCGACATTATAGAAACCTCATTTCTCATAAATAGATACAGCGCTGTTTCCATACACCGAACTTTTCATCTTATGATAAGTACCATACGCTTCCGGTAACTCCAATTGCTTTTCATGTTCACAAACGATGACAGCGTTTTCAGTAAGAAGTCCTGCTTCTACAAAGTCCTGCGCAAGATCATAAAAATTTGTTTCCGCATACGGAGGATCAATAAAAAGAAGTTTCGCTTTTTTTCCCTTAGCCTCCAAAAATTTCACAGCATTCTTGGCATCTGCACGTTGAATATGTAATTCTTCAGTAAACCGGCACTTTTCCGCATTCACTTTAATAATCGCGCACGCTTTCACATTTTTTTCGAATATGAAAGCCTCATCTATCCCTCTCGATAAAGCTTCAAGTGAAAGAGATCCGCTGCCACCAAACAATTCTACTGCAATTCCACCATCAAAGTAAGGTCCAATTATATTGAACACGGATTCTTTTACCTTATCCGATGTCGGGCGTGTATCTGTCCCCGCTAAAGATTTCAACGGAGTACCTTTTCTAGTTCCTGCAACAACTCTCACTTGTCGACCTCCTCTATCAATGCTGACATTCTGACGATATCAATCGTATTTGCCGTTTTCTCAATACTTAACAGGAATAACCGCTTGAACCAACTCTCTTCGAAATATAAATCACCTTCCAAAATTTCGAACGGCATCGTTACAACATCATACTTTTTTTCATTATAGACATAAAAAAGTTCTTTCTTAGGGAATCTAAATTTCCTTGTGCCATTTTCAATATAAATGGACCGGTCATTCGATTTGATGGTATAACCCGCAAGGTTCAAGATTTTCTTTGCAGGATACAGGGTTTTTCCATCTTTTAATATGAGTTGAACACCCGTAGTACTCGCACCTTCAAATTTGGTTTCTCGCGGATCTTCAATGAGAAACGGATGGAAGGCTGTAGCGTCATATATATTTTTCGTGAAATACGATGTCTTAAAGCCTGTTACTTCTCCTGCTAACGAATCCAAAACTGATGCATTAACTTCCTGCCCTGAGCTATCATTCAACATTTTTTTGAACTGTTTAAGTTCCTCTACTGTAATTGATTCAGTTAGCATTTTATAAGCTTTACGTGATTTCTCCATTCCTATTGGCTTTCCTCCTAGAATCGAAGCAACCAGTTCAGCCGTCATACGTTCTTTTTCCGGTATTGTAAAACGCGCATACATACTTCCCCTTAGAAATCGGTCGGATACTTTATCCACATCTGCATTTTTCGAAACAATAAATCTGGTTGCATTTACAGAGGGATTTGTAGCATCAACTACAATTGTCGAGTGGTTGGCATCAATTGCTTTGAGCGCACTATCCACTTCCTCAAGTCCCGCAGTATTGCTTCCAGCTCCATATACCGAAAGCCTATCCCCCGCATAGAGTACCGGCAAATTAGTACGCTGCCAGTAAAGATCCTTGACCTCACCCTCGCCACGGAATAATGCATAATTGATGTTCGTCATTTTTTTAGCACCAACCCGCTTCAAGCCATTTACCCATAATCCACCAATTCCAGTTTCATCGGTCATATGAAATAATGTGTATGAAGCAGAAGATCCATGTAGGCCGGCGAACGGTTCCCTGTATAGAGCCGTTTGTTTCATTAATCCTTCTTTTGGTATTACATATGAAATGGATTGACGGTCATTCTCCCCTTCAAGGAAGGCTATAGAATTCTCGTCCAATCGATTACAGGACGTTGCGTCCACAAGATAACAAGAACGATTAATGCTATCTTTAGGCCAAACAATTTCATGTCGCACGTTCGATAAACCGCTGAAATGCTGGCGAATATGAAGGCCCTCGGGACGATTTACCACTTCAATTTCCTGAGTGAACGTCGCAATATCAAGCTCATGGCCATTTGCGCCTTCCGCTTGATAATAATGCATATAAATTAGAAGGCTGTTCACAATAAGTAAAAGGACCATAGTTCTTACTATAAATTTCAAATCCTACGCCTCCCTGAAAGAATTGATGAATGCGCCTTAGCAATTGGAATGGTATGATGAGTCTAGATTTATGTATTCAGAGAGGTAGTGTTTATATATGATATTAAACCAACGATTCATAGAGCTCGGCGAAGGATATGGAGATGTTTATGAACTATGTGAACTGATCAAAACGAATAGCGACCGCCTGCATAGGACATTAATCTTATCCTCGGAAACGCCAACAGGTCATGCTTTGTCATTCGCAGCAGCCTTTGAGCCCGCAAATGATAGTAAGTTCATGCCAATTTACATTTGCAGGGAAGGGATTATCCAGCAAGATACCATCAAATCGAAAAGAAGACTACTCTTTGAAGAAACGGCTGAAAAGGTCGGGAGTACACCAGCCGTTATCGAGTTGAAAAACTCTTCAGTATTTGCAGAACGAGAATTATTCTATCAATACACGATTGGGATTCTACGTCTCAACAAACTGCTACCTCCATTGAGATAATTTTATAATCCAGTTTTATAGTCATATTCTTTCGCTTTATCAGGTTTTGCATTTTCATATTCTGTTTTCACAAATGGACGGTATGATGGCAAAACTTTTTTCACAGATGGAAGACGTTCTATTTTACCCATGACCGTATCGACATCCTCCTTATTACAATATAGGACGACATACTTCATTGTGCGTGATATATAATGGACATGACCGTATTTACGAAATGATTTTGCTTGTTTCAAATGATGAAGAAAGACAATAATACCTTGACGATCGATCATAGATTTCCCCTCTTTTCCTAACCCATAGAATACCATAGGACTGAAAAGCCCTGCAAGAACAAAAGCGGAAACGCCTGTTCAAAGACGGTAGGCTTAAGAAGGGCACGCTTTACCAGAGAAGGACGCAGTTCAACCCTTACTAGCCAGACCAGCTTATAACCAAGCCTCTAGGTACTGCAATCTGGAATTGGAGTATCGCCCTTCATAGGTTATCCACAGGTTAAGAATTTTATAATTCCCTAAGCAACAAAAGAAAGGCTGAAGGTATACTAAAATTCCAAATCCTGTAGAACAAGGAGGAAAGTAGTTCTATCCCTCCCTACCGCATGACCTAAATCCTGTAAACACAAGCGACTCGAACGTCTGGCGACTGGTGCCTGGAACCTGGAGCTGGACCTGAACATTGCTGACAACGCCAATCTTTTGCCCTATAATGGAGAAATATAGCTGATTAATTAAGGAGGCTTCCGAATGGGTAGAAAAACAAATGTGGCACTTACAGTAGGTGCGGCCGGCGTTGCCGCATGGGCAGCTTCCAAAGTTGTCGCAAAACCGGTACCGCGTAAAGGTAAAAAAGCACTTGCTTTCGATACGCCGGTCATTCTTGCTCACCGGGGTGGTCTATCAGAAGCTCCCGAGAACACATTAGCAGCATTTTCAAAATCGGCTGAGCTTGGGATACATGGATTTGCAGTCGATATCCGGTTAACAAAAGATGAAGAGATTATTGTCTTCCATGATGAATTTGCAGATCGGACAACAGATTTCTCTGGAAGAATTGCTGACTATACCCTAAGCGAATTAAAAATGGCTGATGCAGGCTATTGGTTTGAAGATGAGAATCAAAATCTTTCTTATCGTGGAAAGAACGTAGAAGTACTTTCTCTCCGCGAACTGCTTCAAAAATTCCCACATATGCTAATAGCCATCAATCTGAAAGATTCTCCCGATACCTATGAAGGAAGCTTGATGCCTTCAAAACTATGGAGACTTCTTGAAGAGTTGGGTGCTGAAGACTGTGTTGTTGTAACAAGTTCATATGATGAACAGACCGACAGATTCAACTTATATGCGCAAAACAAAGTAGCTATCGGTGCAGGTGATAACGAAGTAAAAAAAGCATATGCCTCTTTTTCAAGTATGTTCGGTCATCTTTATAGCCCACGTGCAGATTTATTCAGAATTCCAGAAAAACTAGGCGTGTTTTCTATCGGCACTGAAAATTTCATCAAGTTTCTCTCACAAATTAATATCCCCGTTTATTTTGAAGGAGTGAATGATAAAGAGTCGTTCGTTAAACTTCTACATGTTGGAGCAGCAGGTTTCATCACAGATCGACCGACTGTCGCAATGGAAGTTGTGCAAGAAAACTTAGGCGAATAAACAAAGATAGGTTGCATCCATGTCGACTTTCCGACATAGATGCAACCTATTTTTTCATGTCTAGACTACCTAAGCTAAACGGCGCTTCTGCTTTTTTTCTAAGGTAATTATAAACTCTCGGACTCTGGATAACCTGCGAAAGATGATATCTCGCCTAGACTCCAGGCCCCTTACCCTTTTCTTATCAAGCCGAACACGAACAGCCTCCGCCTGTGCCGCAACTTCCACCACAAGAAGAGTCGGAAAAGAATGCACTGCCAGCTGGAACTTTTACTTCATCTGAAACCGATTTAGCGATGATTGAACCAATTTCGTCAAACATATATTGAACGTCATTTTCAGCCAATCGAAGCGCTGCAACTTGTTCATTCATATC
This window encodes:
- a CDS encoding DUF177 domain-containing protein: MKWSIHQLQRYRQGAMPLDEAVDLESVKKRNPEIRNITPVRVTGSCTIGSKKLICRFRLEGTLTLPCSRTWEDVELPFSIEADEQFSWDEEVLAADDEIHPVVGEVVDMTPVFEELVLLEVPLQIYGENAEDMQEAEGKGWSYATDEVYNARLRKELETKVDPRLADLAKLFESKGE
- the rsmD gene encoding 16S rRNA (guanine(966)-N(2))-methyltransferase RsmD produces the protein MRVVAGTRKGTPLKSLAGTDTRPTSDKVKESVFNIIGPYFDGGIAVELFGGSGSLSLEALSRGIDEAFIFEKNVKACAIIKVNAEKCRFTEELHIQRADAKNAVKFLEAKGKKAKLLFIDPPYAETNFYDLAQDFVEAGLLTENAVIVCEHEKQLELPEAYGTYHKMKSSVYGNSAVSIYEK
- the rpmF gene encoding 50S ribosomal protein L32, coding for MAVPKRRTSKTVKNKRRTHYKLQVPGMTTCTNCGEIKLAHHICKSCGNYKGKEVVGE
- a CDS encoding YlbG family protein translates to MIDRQGIIVFLHHLKQAKSFRKYGHVHYISRTMKYVVLYCNKEDVDTVMGKIERLPSVKKVLPSYRPFVKTEYENAKPDKAKEYDYKTGL
- a CDS encoding methylthioribose kinase, with translation MILNQRFIELGEGYGDVYELCELIKTNSDRLHRTLILSSETPTGHALSFAAAFEPANDSKFMPIYICREGIIQQDTIKSKRRLLFEETAEKVGSTPAVIELKNSSVFAERELFYQYTIGILRLNKLLPPLR
- a CDS encoding nucleotidyltransferase, whose amino-acid sequence is MKAIGIIVEYNPFHNGHHYHAKQAKKMTNSDIVIAVMSGNFLQRGEPAFVDKWTRANMALNNGVDIVLELPYAFATANAPTFARGAIQLLDAAQCNAFCFGSEDGAIEPFERSLRLIEQAGENYESTVKEAVSRGLSYPKALNEAYHSAANSSTIEGTLADLSKPNNILGFHYMEAANTIGSAMKAVTIPRIVAQYHDDAIEGNHIASATGIRKSFFGSDTLGSVTDFIPDATREILQGWQEEHQSFGNWPSFYPQLRFTILREGPERLAMIADVTEGIENLLYRAAANNGTFEGFMDQVKSKRYTWTRLQRMLTHIFTGFTYDIRSRMEAPSYLRLLGMTTAGRLYLNEHKKRLKLPLVSKAAAFSNPSLEFDIHASDMYALGIGNGTSSTRIGVDYNTHPIIIQ
- the coaD gene encoding pantetheine-phosphate adenylyltransferase; this translates as MSKIAVVPGSFDPLTNGHLDIIKRAARVFGDVRVAVMNNSSKNSLFTVEERIALIAEVTSVFPNVRVESSSGLLVDYAKSVGASVIVRGLRAVSDFEYEMQITSMNRFLDESIETFFIMTNNQYSFLSSSIVKEVAKYGGEISGLVPIQVEEALRKKYKA
- a CDS encoding enoyl-CoA hydratase/isomerase family protein, producing MSYTIAIENGIATFTIDRPEMRNAVNYAVMEGLKQFLVRIEENPDVAFAVITGAGDRAFCSGGDLSEFHSLRTADEAYPMLSKMAGLLYRVATLPMPVIALLNGTAVGGGCEIATACDYRIISSTAKAGFIQGTLAITTGWGGATLLFEKDGKHDRVLRLLSEAEVHTADQMLETGWATEIYEGTAEEGLKKFLAKMSAHHPSVHRAYKTIAIRKWTADFMRDRMIEESRQCSILWGSDTHHDAVAQFLSKK
- a CDS encoding glycerophosphodiester phosphodiesterase family protein; amino-acid sequence: MGRKTNVALTVGAAGVAAWAASKVVAKPVPRKGKKALAFDTPVILAHRGGLSEAPENTLAAFSKSAELGIHGFAVDIRLTKDEEIIVFHDEFADRTTDFSGRIADYTLSELKMADAGYWFEDENQNLSYRGKNVEVLSLRELLQKFPHMLIAINLKDSPDTYEGSLMPSKLWRLLEELGAEDCVVVTSSYDEQTDRFNLYAQNKVAIGAGDNEVKKAYASFSSMFGHLYSPRADLFRIPEKLGVFSIGTENFIKFLSQINIPVYFEGVNDKESFVKLLHVGAAGFITDRPTVAMEVVQENLGE
- a CDS encoding SepM family pheromone-processing serine protease, whose amino-acid sequence is MKKKKFGGIGISLVIVAILFVYPLDSYISQPGGAYELDPLVEVVGGDENDSGSFSLMTISVSKATPASYVLSKFTDKKKLLPAENVRRDGEDDKEYNIRQKKLMTGSQFNAITVAFEKAGLPVDIQYDGVFVMMVLEGGAADGILELGDKIRMVDNVELKESGQFFTLIGDKKLGDEVKISLDRDGKKLDVTLVLKEIPDSDGRAGLGVRFEEDRTLTTDPEVDFKTSNIGGPSAGLMFTLEIMNQLLDEDLTKGYNIAGTGEMLEDGTVGRIGGADFKVIAASRQDVEIFFAPEDDLPDEVRVANPGILTNYEEAVAVAEKIGTKMKIVPVKTVDDALDYLATLEEK